The stretch of DNA TGTTCTGACAAAGAGTTCATTGCTCTACCTGTAATTCCAGGAACAAAGGTAAGGTGGTCATGAATGAACAGAGTGGTTACTTGATGCGGACAAAAGTTTCGTCGTCAGATGAAGGTGGTGTTGCTGCAGGATTTGCTGTTTTGGATAGTCTGTACTTAACTGACAAGTTGATATAGACATGAGGTCAACATCTTTTCAGATTACTCCGCTTATTTTTGATGGATAACATATcccaaaacaacaacaaattgTATCATGTTTCAAGTGTATATGCTTAAAGACGAGCAGCATTATTACTTCCCATCTTATTATTTCCCTGGGGGTAATTATTGAAGTAGGTCGGTCAAAATTGGTGAGCATTatacattataaatttgtgaaGTTTAAAATTAACGAAAAAGTAAGGACACTAATTGATGCCccaatcttttcttttatgctTATTCTAAGAaagaaattgaattttaaaacttaaatttgaagttaatttttggtttattttatcgtagtttgtttttcaccCTATACTTTCATAtgctaagagcatctccaagagaatgccAATACTTTACTCTCTAAAATTATGTGTTGGGTTCATCCAAAAAGATATTGAGCATAAAAAtcacgctctcctcctccaaaAGAAGCACAAAACCGAATAATGTGTATTGAAAACACATTTGTACACACTAAATGTATCCTTCTAGGATACAAGAGAGTTGGTTTTTGGATGCGTAATATTGGAATTAGACTTAGGAACATATTAGAGTATTGAAAACACATTTGTACGCACTAAATCTAGGATAAAAGAGAGTTGGTTTTTGGATGCGTAATATTGGAATTAGACTTAGGAACATATTagagatatgattttttagcaTAATTCACAAAATTCAGGTTTatggatcaattttagacaccTTTTGGAGATGCTATATGGACACATGCGATGAGAGCGGCGCGTGGCACATCGATGACCGGTAACGGCCAGCGGTGCAATGAATCCTAACGCCCTTGACGATAGGAGTGATCGGTGTCCAGCACAGCCACAACCAGATCTAGAGCCACGAGGCCcgttagggcatgcactatgcAGGCTCTTTGACGGAATGGTTTTAGAGAAAAAGCATATGCCACATAGGATAAAGCCACTCCTCTCACAGAGATGGTTGCTTAACGTGGGTCCCACAAAAATTACTTTCCTTGGCGCCCTCTCTAACGTCTCTtcgctctctccctcttcacCGGCGCGCCAATGACACGCGCCCGACGGCGGAGATCGGCGTCAGGCGAGTCCAGGCGGCAGAGATCGGCGACGGGCGAGTCCCGACGGCGGAGATCGGCCGAGTGCGATTCCGATGGCGGAggtcgcggcgcgacggcggagggAAGCCAGACGGCGCCGAATCGaggtcgggcggcggcggaggaaggtCAGGTGGCAACAGAGCGAGTGGGTTGCGCCGAAGGCGGTGACGGGGCGACCTCGGCGGGCGACGGTGCCTTTCTCTGTCTCCTGCTTTCTGACAAGACAGCTGTGGACTCTGCGATGCGGGGGTGCGATGCATGATGATGTGGCAGGCCGGCTCCGATGTGGTGGGCTAGAGCCACCTGCCACGTCTATGTGGTGAATCTCCCATCCACCCGACCATTGTCAACCACTCTCATTAAAATTCTACTTTTtgtgagaagaaaaataaattgtaggaacaattggcttacttgtcagtaaaaaaatatatgcaacaaGTTCatgtagaaaataatttgtaataaCATATTAATGATAACCTTCCTTTAATAAGATCCTGTTGCAACATACAACCAATATGCTAGTGACATGAAACATTTTCTGGATTTCAGGAACATGTCAAGTTTATTTTGGTGGTATGGGCAATTCACATTCACAACGTTTCTCTTGATTGCAGGTTTGGAATTCTGATGAACATGAGGATTTGCAGGTGATTGTGGTCATATCGCGCCCACCTGTCAAAGTGTGAGTACTGAGTATTGTGATACACTTATTACAAAGGCTACTTAGGTTGTATCATACGGTAATTGGAAAGTGTCCTAGTAGACAGTAGTACCAATTGtgtaatttttcttatttttggtTAGAATTGATCTTCAGAAGACTGTTAGGAATGCTGTCTACTTCTACACCTGATTGCACTTATTCCACATTTGAATCCTAAACATGCATGAAGAGTATTATGCATTTTTACAAACACCACATGTTTGAAGACCTATTTTTACAAATCTCCCGTTTCTGAACCTTGGTTTCTTGTTTACAGGTTTTTCTATGATGACTCGAGCATGCCTCACACAGCTGCAAAACTGCAATTCCCCATCTCCTGGGATGAGGAATGCTTACCTGCACCTAAAGATGAACTCTAGGCTATAAACTGCTTATTACCGTGTCATCTTTGTTCCAGGTGCTGCCTGATGTACAGATGGGTGGAGCTACAGTGTTCTGTCAGAGTTGTCTTACCTCCGACAAACatcattataaaattacaGTAAAGATTATactaaaagttaaataagaTTAGTATTTTGTGGCATCCGTGATACAgcaaaccaattttttagcTCTGGCCCTACTCGTAATGTCCATACTTGGTAGCTTATGCAATAAGGGCACTGTACAGTTTTTCCATGTTAACGACATTACTGGTTGCAACAGTTCTGCTTTTATCATTGATCAAAATTCTCAATTCTTCATGCTAAACACCCGGGGCTTTTAAACTTTTGTCATTCTTTACCACGAGAGTTTAATTATGAGCTTGTTACACGGCTTACAGTTAACATGATTGAATGTTTAACAGAAACATTCAGGGAGCAGCAGGGAATAATGCTGCAGTAGAAAAACAACACCAGAAAGCAGTGaaagattttaattttggagGTGTAGAGTTCACATCTCTCTGCTCGTGTGGGCCCACCGGCATGGATTTATtttggaggaggaagggaaagttttagtttttatttttcaatttccgAGAGCTCCagaagaagagagatgagGACTGCCGCCGCCCATGGccccgacctcgccggcgccggccgcgggggtctcatccttctcgctctcctcgcggccgccgccttcgtcCCTGTCGCCGAATCGTCGTGCCCGCGAGGTCGTCCCTCTTTCCGCCGTGgctcttctctcctcctcgTATCCATTTCTTGGTTTCTTGAAACCTTCCAGGCTCAACACTTCGCAATAATATGCAAATCGTAGAACAGGAAGGTCGTAGGTCCCTAATTTTTGGTATATGGGAAGTATTTGATATGCTTGTATGCAAATTTATCACTGGAAttttacttctttttttttttactatctaGCAAGTTTAGGGATTTAGGTAAATACTTCGGTTCTTGCTAGTTCTGAACTGTATCTAGTGTATTCCAGACAATTCGCTCGTGAAAGACATTAGCAAAATGTACCAAAGCAACTATGGAAGGGAAGGGTTCTCACATATAACCATCGCTGGTGCACTAGCTCATGGGATGAAGGAGGTGAGGGATGAGCTCAAGAACccacttgtatttttttctcattcagAGTTGATATGAACTTGTAAAGATTCTTTTTCCGTATTTACGCTTGTATAGTCATAGTTCCTGTATTTATAAATGCCAATATAGATGATACCGCCATgatggatgattttttttttctattgcgTCTATCTGATATATTTTCCTTTAGGTGGAAGTGTGGCTTCAGACATTTGGACCAGGCCAACGGACACCGATCCACAGGCACTCATGTGAGGAAGTTTTTGTTGTCTTGAAAGGGAAAGGAACGCTGTTGCTGGGGTCAAGCGCAATGAAGTATCCAGGGCAACCTCAGGAGATTCCCGTCTTTCAGAATAGCACATTTTCTGTGCCTGTAAATGATCCGCACCAGGTAAATGGGAGGATTgtgattatattattatttactgAATGCAATACCTCCTGATCCTAGTCTGCACAGCTCTGCTGAAATTATGTCATAAAGCTCAAGGGAATTTCattaatatgtttgatttatttagatgtggGCAATTGATGTGTTAGTGTTTGTGACTTCTTTCTCTTGGTGGCAGGTTTGGAATTCTGATGAGCATGAGGATTTGCAGGTTCTTGTGATCATTTCGCGTCCACCTATCAAGATGTAAGTTGTTAGAATAACTAACTTGAATGTTGTGTTATATGGTTAGGAATGTAAACTGTGGATTGATTTGTTCATACTAATCACTTATATTTGCTAGGCCGTACTAACCACTTTATAGTAACCTGTGTCAAATGAGGTAGGCACAGGGtcctcaagatattttttttactcataCCATTGCCTGATTTGCATAAAAAGGGTCCTGCTTGTTTGGAAAATTTTCCAAATCCATATTTGTGCCATGGATTATGTATGAGAAGCACTAACATGTATACTCCATGTAAAATGGTAGCCAGAATATTATTTAAGGCCTAATGACCTATAAAAACTTGTCCAGGTTGTTTTGACTTAAAAAACAGTGGTTGCTTAAGCCTCTTGGGCTTTTACGCACCCTGGATGCACATGTATATCCTGTGAAACTTTTATGAGTTGTTCGTGTGTTTTCAATTTTACTCTAAACTTGATTAACAGAGTGGGCAAAAGATTGGGATACCTTTGTTGCCTTTGCTCCTCTTAGAATGTATATTACATGGTTCATGGGTCTACTAAATATCCTTTCTTGGACCTGATatgctaattatatatttacatcttGAGCAGATACAGAACCAGTATGCGAATACTAGTAAACAATGCTCTAGCCTTTCATGACATTGTTTGATTGTTGCAGTTTTACATATGACGATTGGAGTGTGCCTCATACAGCAGCGAAACTGAAGTTTCCCTACTTCTGGGATGAAGACTGTTTACCGGCACCTAAAGATGAACTCTAGGTTTTACACGGCCTATTGCACTTTGTCAGCATAGCTTGCGATCCACGCTTTCTGTGAGACTTCTGTCTGCTCCCTAATGTGCAGTCCTGTATGTGTTATATTGCCTAATGTGATGGTTTATGTACTTGCTCTGCAGTAAGGTCCACTGTACACTACTTCTGGAGCATTATTGTGTATATAAATGCACACCCAGCTGATTTAAGGTTGATAGATTCTTAGATTACCAATCCTTCATTTTGGACTTCTGAGCAAGC from Oryza brachyantha chromosome 12, ObraRS2, whole genome shotgun sequence encodes:
- the LOC102717580 gene encoding auxin-binding protein 4, coding for MRTAAAHGPDLAGAGRGGLILLALLAAAAFVPVAESSCPRDNSLVKDISKMYQSNYGREGFSHITIAGALAHGMKEVEVWLQTFGPGQRTPIHRHSCEEVFVVLKGKGTLLLGSSAMKYPGQPQEIPVFQNSTFSVPVNDPHQVWNSDEHEDLQVLVIISRPPIKIFTYDDWSVPHTAAKLKFPYFWDEDCLPAPKDEL